One genomic region from Actinocatenispora thailandica encodes:
- the eccD gene encoding type VII secretion integral membrane protein EccD, whose protein sequence is MSTTLSEELCRITVTGPDRRIDLAVPVTTTVAALLPLLVQHTVDPAQLRAAHGRPDAGWVLQRLGQSPFPPTGTPDSLDWLEGEELHLRRAEDPLPSLDYDDLADGVADAINRRSDRWRPAYRRILFLLLSLVATGALAAVLVGYGTTGQQVGVGIVVGVIYLAAALVCGRALRDGAFALLFGYGAAGFAAIAVAAGIAGDASRVTAGGTPLLAAAAAVIGVTVLLLTAERTFGPHIPLAGLVIPGFVGVVTAVTVLLWLGPGLTAPHAAALVTLALFAVVVLAPRMAVKLSGLRAPQLPKTSEDMSYDIEPDAAAHIDQRTGDADAYLTVGLLGGALVAPVLCHVVMRVGGWSGWMFVLLLSVSVLLRARTFLGVWQRGALVFFGVVGSLMVIVRLAATSGSTGRWLLLSLLFVLVLPLILSALRPWPRRMLPIWEYTARFLDVATAVAVLPVLAQVLGLYGWARGLFG, encoded by the coding sequence ATGAGTACGACGTTGAGCGAAGAACTGTGCCGCATCACCGTGACCGGTCCCGATCGTCGGATCGACCTGGCCGTACCGGTCACCACGACGGTGGCCGCGCTGCTGCCGTTGCTGGTGCAGCACACCGTGGATCCCGCGCAGCTTCGGGCGGCGCATGGCAGGCCGGACGCGGGTTGGGTGCTGCAGCGGCTGGGCCAGTCGCCGTTCCCGCCGACCGGCACCCCGGACAGCCTGGACTGGCTGGAGGGCGAGGAACTGCACCTGCGGCGCGCCGAGGATCCGCTGCCGAGCCTGGACTACGACGACCTCGCGGACGGGGTGGCCGACGCCATCAACCGTCGCTCCGACCGGTGGCGCCCCGCGTACCGGCGGATCCTGTTCCTGCTGCTGTCGCTGGTGGCCACGGGCGCGCTCGCCGCGGTGCTGGTGGGCTACGGAACGACCGGGCAGCAGGTCGGCGTCGGCATCGTGGTCGGGGTGATCTATCTGGCGGCCGCGCTGGTGTGCGGTCGCGCGCTGCGGGACGGTGCGTTCGCGTTGCTGTTCGGCTACGGCGCGGCCGGTTTCGCGGCGATCGCCGTCGCCGCCGGGATCGCCGGTGACGCCAGCCGGGTCACGGCCGGTGGTACTCCGCTGCTGGCCGCCGCCGCGGCGGTGATCGGGGTGACGGTCCTGTTGCTGACCGCCGAGCGCACCTTCGGCCCGCACATCCCGCTGGCCGGGCTGGTGATCCCCGGCTTCGTCGGCGTGGTCACCGCCGTGACGGTGTTGTTGTGGCTCGGCCCGGGCCTGACCGCCCCGCACGCCGCGGCGCTGGTCACCCTGGCGCTGTTCGCCGTGGTCGTACTCGCACCCCGGATGGCGGTGAAGCTGTCCGGGTTGCGCGCCCCCCAGCTGCCGAAGACCAGCGAGGACATGTCGTACGACATCGAACCCGATGCGGCGGCCCACATCGACCAGCGCACCGGCGATGCCGATGCGTACCTGACCGTGGGGCTGCTCGGCGGCGCGCTGGTGGCGCCGGTGCTGTGCCACGTCGTCATGCGGGTGGGCGGCTGGTCCGGCTGGATGTTCGTGCTGCTGCTGTCGGTCTCGGTGCTGCTGCGGGCGCGCACCTTCCTGGGGGTCTGGCAGCGCGGCGCGCTGGTGTTCTTCGGCGTGGTGGGCAGCCTGATGGTGATCGTGCGGCTCGCCGCGACGTCCGGGTCGACCGGCCGCTGGCTGCTGCTGAGCCTGCTGTTCGTTCTGGTGCTGCCGTTGATCCTGTCGGCGCTGCGGCCCTGGCCGCGCCGGATGCTGCCGATCTGGGAGTACACCGCCCGGTTCCTCGACGTCGCCACCGCGGTCGCGGTGCTGCCCGTGCTCGCGCAGGTGCTCGGCCTGTACGGCTGGGCCCGCGGGCTGTTCGGGTAG
- the eccB gene encoding type VII secretion protein EccB, with the protein MQTQRDHVHAYSFNMGRISSALVEGNSTNPQIPGRRPLTGLLLGVILAVLIVAGFGVYGWIKPGGSKAYQQQGAILVEKESGTRYVYLNGQLHPVPNLTSALLVQGPSATVKLISRESLKHVPRGPAIGIAGAPQTVPQPADLVRGPWLACLPGSVVARPGDGMGLNLNPSAPATALHGDSFSLAQSGDGTAYVVARGHKYPVTGDAVLAALGAGGARPAVAPDAWLKWLPTGATLSPPKIPNAGAAGPKVAGRQYPVGTLFRQRATGGTEQLFVLRDDGLAPIDRMDFLLATAVTHTRPVPLNAVDAVAAQRSSDRSLVGRLPDLSGLHWQHPDGGVLCVRQRPAGTSVHSQVVFTTRANAGVSASGRTSVLVAPGTGLLAVPAPVTRTSAQHPYLISDNGVAYPLRGNDTIQALRLDTSATIPLPTALLSSLQQGPALSRSAVTQLGGS; encoded by the coding sequence ATGCAGACTCAGCGCGACCACGTACACGCGTACTCGTTCAACATGGGCCGCATCTCCTCGGCGCTGGTCGAGGGTAACTCGACCAACCCGCAGATCCCGGGCCGCCGGCCGCTGACCGGCCTGCTGCTCGGGGTGATCCTGGCGGTGCTGATCGTCGCCGGGTTCGGCGTCTACGGCTGGATCAAACCCGGCGGCAGCAAGGCGTACCAGCAGCAGGGCGCCATCCTGGTGGAGAAGGAGAGCGGCACCCGCTACGTCTACCTGAACGGGCAGCTGCATCCGGTCCCGAACCTGACCTCGGCGCTGCTGGTGCAGGGCCCGTCGGCGACCGTCAAACTCATCTCGCGGGAGTCGCTCAAGCACGTACCGCGCGGGCCGGCGATCGGCATCGCCGGCGCACCGCAGACGGTCCCGCAGCCGGCGGACCTGGTGCGCGGCCCGTGGCTGGCCTGCCTGCCCGGGTCCGTCGTGGCGCGGCCGGGCGACGGGATGGGCCTGAACCTGAACCCGTCGGCACCGGCCACCGCGCTGCACGGTGACTCGTTCTCCCTGGCCCAGTCCGGCGACGGCACCGCCTACGTCGTCGCCCGGGGCCACAAGTACCCGGTGACCGGCGACGCGGTGTTGGCCGCGCTGGGCGCCGGCGGCGCGCGACCGGCGGTGGCGCCGGACGCCTGGCTGAAGTGGCTGCCCACCGGCGCCACGCTGAGCCCGCCGAAGATCCCGAACGCCGGCGCGGCCGGGCCGAAGGTGGCGGGCCGGCAGTACCCGGTGGGCACGCTCTTCCGGCAGCGCGCCACGGGCGGTACGGAGCAGCTGTTCGTGCTGCGCGACGACGGGCTCGCCCCGATCGACCGGATGGACTTCCTGCTCGCGACCGCCGTGACGCACACCCGACCGGTACCGCTGAACGCGGTGGACGCGGTCGCCGCGCAGCGCTCCAGCGACCGCTCGCTGGTCGGCCGGCTACCGGACCTCAGCGGCCTGCACTGGCAGCACCCGGACGGCGGCGTGCTGTGCGTGCGGCAGCGCCCGGCCGGCACCTCGGTGCACAGCCAGGTGGTGTTCACGACCCGGGCGAACGCCGGGGTGTCCGCCAGCGGCCGTACCTCGGTGCTGGTCGCGCCCGGTACCGGGCTGCTCGCGGTGCCGGCACCGGTGACCCGGACCAGCGCGCAGCACCCCTACCTGATCTCGGACAACGGGGTCGCGTACCCGTTGCGCGGCAACGACACCATCCAGGCGCTGCGGCTCGACACCTCGGCCACGATCCCGTTGCCGACCGCGTTGCTGTCGTCGTTGCAGCAGGGTCCGGCGCTGAGCCGCTCGGCCGTCACCCAGCTCGGAGGGAGTTAG
- a CDS encoding right-handed parallel beta-helix repeat-containing protein, whose product MSAQLLTVGGGMPGALPTIGAALARAEPGATITVHPGRYEEKLVLATRVTISAAEPGTVHVHVPAGSVLTVGGEGAQLHGISLSSDDAKLAAVDVYSGEAALDGCRVEGAAWTALLSRLQGSIALRNCEIGAPTGVGIVLTSPSMSTVEDTTIHDVGTSGVVVGEQGALTLRRCRVANPTANGICVNGDGNLVAEQCTIVGSGKPAFVVDERGRARVDGLTVRQSALADVFCRGEVDLTVSEADLSGAGQQAVYVMDGARPRFRRCTFDSAGYSAVHVADGGRPGFVDCVFTNSRFAVTVDGRSAPTFDGMTVSGTTEHVALVGENSSIELRRLQATITAGAGVLATDGSTVTGADLTFESGGAVALQLQDDARGTVRGARFTGSADSCVTVGAGSSLLLESAGLRGAGLDLGERADLRLRDVEVVEAPADGLRVGAGSTATAHQVRIRRAGRAGVRLEPGARGSFVECEILQSRTHGFDVDTGEPVSITRCVVSGNGAQDIQQCADAALTVESLTTNGTKGSAGTGTPAEAPAPADRGRPTEPAPDAVAERPDAEELTGPLRDLDDLIGLQGVKQEVNALINLIKMAQTRQRMGLPMPPISRHLVFAGPPGTGKTTVARLYGSILAELGVLRKGHMIEAARADLVGQYIGSTAIKTTELVSKAIGGVLFIDEAYTLAADTGGSGPDFGQEAIDALMKIMEDHRDELVVIVAGYSELMQGFLASNPGLASRFTRTIEFPNYSVDELITITSNLCRQHYYELDDDGIDALRTYFERVPRNSTFGNGRVARKLFESMINNQASRLAGEPPTKNTDLSRLTAADLAVELAQLEELPAEQTRVDATTDPNGAVSASQSWQRLGGLVGATEVREAMGATLVQLREMRNRYRGIGRHGNALLVGARGSGRSELARHYAAGLSELDVVPVGQLVTASTRQRLAAGWPGQEHSLVADALHDAKGGVLVVDHTEDGESNGIEVIESLVRQVRGSLGDPVVLLLAEPGVAERLRAAVPALTEVFGQTWTIPEYEAAELAEITARHLVQRGHEVPDEVRSALVGLAARLPAPTARAAHQLSWRLSRAARSRTLALADVNGLVSASNGASPTASGGFATVG is encoded by the coding sequence ATGAGTGCGCAACTGCTGACGGTGGGCGGTGGCATGCCGGGCGCGCTGCCGACCATCGGTGCCGCCCTCGCCCGCGCCGAGCCGGGCGCCACGATCACCGTCCACCCCGGCCGGTACGAGGAGAAGCTCGTGCTGGCCACCCGGGTCACCATCAGTGCCGCCGAACCCGGCACGGTGCACGTGCACGTACCGGCGGGAAGCGTGCTGACGGTCGGCGGTGAGGGCGCCCAGCTGCACGGGATCTCGCTGTCCAGCGACGACGCGAAGCTCGCCGCCGTCGACGTGTACTCGGGTGAGGCGGCGCTGGACGGCTGCCGGGTCGAGGGCGCGGCGTGGACCGCCCTGCTCAGCCGACTGCAGGGCTCCATCGCGCTGCGCAACTGCGAGATCGGCGCGCCCACCGGGGTGGGGATCGTGCTGACGTCGCCGTCGATGAGTACGGTCGAGGACACCACCATCCACGACGTCGGCACCAGCGGTGTCGTGGTCGGCGAGCAGGGCGCCCTGACGCTGCGGCGCTGCCGGGTGGCCAACCCGACCGCGAACGGCATCTGCGTCAACGGCGACGGCAACCTGGTCGCCGAGCAGTGCACGATCGTGGGCTCCGGCAAGCCGGCGTTCGTCGTCGACGAGCGGGGCCGGGCCCGGGTGGACGGCTTGACGGTACGGCAGAGTGCGCTCGCCGACGTGTTCTGCCGCGGCGAGGTGGATCTGACCGTGTCCGAGGCAGACCTGTCCGGCGCCGGCCAGCAGGCGGTGTACGTGATGGACGGGGCCCGGCCCCGGTTTCGCCGCTGCACCTTCGACTCGGCCGGGTACAGCGCGGTGCACGTCGCCGACGGCGGCAGGCCGGGGTTCGTCGACTGCGTCTTCACCAACTCCCGCTTCGCGGTCACCGTGGACGGCCGCAGCGCGCCGACGTTCGACGGCATGACGGTCTCGGGCACCACCGAGCACGTGGCGCTGGTCGGCGAGAACTCCTCGATCGAGCTGCGCCGGCTGCAGGCGACCATCACCGCCGGCGCCGGCGTACTGGCCACGGACGGCTCCACGGTGACCGGCGCCGACCTCACGTTCGAGTCGGGCGGCGCGGTCGCGCTGCAACTGCAGGACGACGCCCGCGGCACCGTACGCGGTGCCCGGTTCACCGGCTCCGCCGACAGCTGCGTCACGGTCGGCGCCGGCTCGTCACTGCTGCTCGAATCGGCCGGCCTCCGCGGCGCCGGACTCGACCTGGGTGAGCGGGCGGACCTGCGGCTGCGCGACGTCGAGGTGGTCGAGGCGCCCGCGGACGGGTTGCGGGTCGGCGCCGGCAGCACGGCGACCGCCCACCAGGTGCGGATCCGCCGGGCGGGCCGGGCCGGGGTACGCCTGGAGCCCGGTGCCCGCGGCAGCTTCGTGGAGTGCGAGATCCTGCAGAGCCGGACGCACGGGTTCGACGTCGACACCGGCGAACCGGTCTCGATCACGCGCTGCGTGGTGTCCGGCAACGGTGCCCAGGACATCCAGCAGTGCGCCGACGCCGCGCTGACCGTCGAGTCGCTGACCACCAACGGCACCAAGGGTTCCGCCGGTACCGGGACGCCGGCGGAGGCGCCGGCTCCGGCCGACCGCGGCCGGCCCACCGAACCCGCTCCGGATGCGGTCGCCGAGCGACCGGACGCCGAGGAGCTGACCGGGCCGCTGCGCGACCTCGACGACCTGATCGGCCTGCAGGGGGTCAAGCAGGAAGTCAACGCGCTGATCAACCTGATCAAGATGGCGCAGACCCGGCAGCGGATGGGGCTGCCGATGCCGCCGATCAGTCGCCACCTGGTCTTCGCGGGCCCGCCCGGGACCGGGAAGACCACCGTGGCGCGACTCTACGGATCGATCCTGGCCGAGCTCGGGGTGCTGCGCAAGGGACACATGATCGAGGCGGCGCGAGCCGACCTGGTCGGGCAGTACATCGGGTCGACCGCGATCAAGACCACCGAGCTGGTCAGCAAGGCGATCGGCGGGGTGCTGTTCATCGACGAGGCGTACACGCTGGCGGCCGACACCGGTGGCTCGGGCCCGGACTTCGGCCAGGAAGCGATCGACGCGTTGATGAAGATCATGGAGGACCACCGGGACGAACTGGTGGTGATCGTCGCCGGCTACTCCGAGCTGATGCAGGGTTTCCTCGCCTCCAACCCGGGGCTCGCGTCGCGTTTCACCCGGACCATCGAGTTCCCGAACTACTCGGTCGACGAGCTGATCACCATCACCTCCAACCTCTGCCGGCAGCACTACTACGAGCTGGACGACGACGGGATCGACGCGCTGCGCACGTACTTCGAGCGGGTACCCCGCAACTCGACGTTCGGCAACGGCCGGGTGGCTCGCAAGCTGTTCGAGTCGATGATCAACAACCAGGCGTCCCGGCTCGCCGGCGAGCCGCCCACCAAGAACACCGACCTGAGCCGGCTGACCGCCGCGGACCTCGCTGTCGAGCTGGCACAGCTGGAGGAGCTGCCGGCCGAGCAGACCCGCGTCGACGCGACCACCGATCCGAACGGGGCGGTCAGCGCCTCGCAGAGCTGGCAGCGGCTGGGCGGGCTCGTCGGGGCGACGGAGGTGCGGGAGGCGATGGGCGCGACACTGGTTCAGCTGCGGGAGATGCGCAACCGGTACCGCGGCATCGGCCGGCACGGCAACGCGCTGCTGGTCGGCGCCCGGGGCAGCGGCCGCAGCGAACTCGCCCGGCACTACGCGGCGGGGCTGTCCGAGCTGGACGTGGTTCCGGTCGGGCAGCTGGTGACCGCCTCGACCCGGCAGCGACTGGCCGCGGGCTGGCCCGGCCAGGAGCACAGCCTGGTCGCCGACGCGCTGCACGACGCGAAGGGCGGTGTCCTCGTCGTCGACCACACCGAGGACGGCGAGTCGAACGGCATCGAGGTCATCGAGTCGCTGGTCCGCCAGGTCCGCGGCAGTCTCGGCGATCCGGTCGTGCTGCTGCTCGCCGAGCCCGGAGTCGCGGAACGGTTGCGGGCCGCGGTACCCGCCCTGACCGAGGTGTTCGGCCAGACCTGGACCATCCCGGAGTACGAGGCGGCCGAGCTGGCCGAGATCACGGCCCGGCACCTGGTGCAACGCGGCCACGAGGTGCCCGACGAGGTGCGGTCGGCGCTGGTCGGGCTCGCGGCCCGGCTGCCGGCGCCCACGGCCCGGGCCGCGCATCAGCTGTCCTGGCGGCTGAGCCGCGCCGCGCGATCGCGAACTCTGGCACTGGCCGACGTCAACGGACTGGTCAGCGCCTCCAACGGCGCCTCGCCCACGGCCTCCGGCGGCTTCGCCACGGTGGGCTGA
- a CDS encoding YbaB/EbfC family nucleoid-associated protein, with amino-acid sequence MADPPTRDEMLAAGRALEQRMRSAEAYLTAAEVRGRSDDGTVTVRASGLGRLRSVQVDPGVFATADTAALENAIAQAIRSAAANAAALARERMGPVEINLY; translated from the coding sequence GTGGCCGATCCGCCGACGAGAGACGAGATGCTGGCCGCCGGCCGCGCGCTGGAGCAGCGGATGCGGTCGGCGGAGGCGTACCTGACCGCGGCCGAGGTCCGTGGCCGGTCCGACGACGGTACGGTCACGGTGCGCGCGAGCGGCCTCGGCCGGCTCCGGTCCGTCCAGGTCGATCCCGGGGTCTTCGCCACCGCGGACACCGCGGCCCTGGAGAACGCCATCGCCCAGGCGATCCGCTCGGCGGCGGCCAACGCCGCGGCGCTCGCCCGGGAACGGATGGGCCCGGTCGAGATCAACCTCTACTGA
- a CDS encoding DUF3995 domain-containing protein: MSSARSRVIVAATVVWCCVFAAVHAFWALGGGVGLASSAGAQLATRRPLWFVLLGLWGTAVLLLAGAGLAGWSAVVASSPRWRRAGTGTIALVGVVLLVRAVAVESALLANVGGVRTAAGPVETRWSLALWNPWFALGAALFLALAVQLSRRYRGEPRTES; encoded by the coding sequence ATGTCGTCCGCGAGGAGCCGGGTGATCGTCGCCGCCACTGTGGTGTGGTGTTGCGTCTTCGCGGCGGTCCACGCCTTCTGGGCGTTGGGCGGCGGCGTCGGCCTGGCCTCCTCGGCCGGCGCCCAGCTGGCGACCCGGCGTCCGCTGTGGTTCGTGCTTCTCGGCCTCTGGGGGACGGCGGTGTTGCTGCTGGCCGGCGCCGGGCTCGCCGGCTGGTCGGCGGTCGTGGCGTCGTCACCTCGCTGGCGACGTGCGGGCACCGGAACGATCGCCCTCGTCGGCGTCGTGCTGCTGGTCCGGGCGGTGGCGGTCGAGTCCGCTCTGCTGGCCAACGTCGGCGGGGTTCGCACCGCCGCCGGACCGGTCGAGACCCGCTGGAGCCTGGCGCTGTGGAACCCGTGGTTCGCCTTGGGAGCCGCGCTGTTCCTCGCGCTGGCCGTCCAGCTCTCCCGCCGGTACCGCGGCGAACCGCGGACCGAGTCCTGA
- a CDS encoding ArsR/SmtB family transcription factor — protein sequence MALRIRFGVDDLARCRFALSPLCETHEAVRTLRRSARHAYHLPWLRRTRDAARGLDLAELSLVMPDPGYTPDFLGPPPATPYTTLVSFETELARLAGTDPQLAGRELRRSLETTPGAADSPAGRRLLADPAGAVRRFAAATERAWHALVAPDWPRIRTVLEADIAHRARQLAVGGLRALFADLHPRLRFADDTLTVLTADGTPRRQELAGRGLVLMPSVFCWPEPISGFAPPWQPTVIYPARGIDGLWQPGPTATAALVRLLGANRAAILAALTEPTTTTVLADRLRLALSSVSAHLAVLRDAGLVTAHRSGRHVWYQRTAVGAVLTAE from the coding sequence GTGGCGCTGCGGATCCGGTTCGGGGTGGACGACCTCGCGCGCTGCCGGTTCGCGCTGTCCCCGCTGTGCGAGACGCACGAGGCGGTGCGCACGCTGCGCCGCTCGGCGCGACACGCCTACCACCTGCCGTGGCTGCGGCGCACCAGGGACGCGGCGCGCGGCCTCGACCTGGCGGAGCTGTCGCTGGTGATGCCCGATCCCGGCTACACGCCGGACTTCCTGGGCCCGCCGCCGGCGACGCCGTACACGACGCTGGTGTCGTTCGAGACCGAACTGGCCCGGCTGGCGGGCACCGATCCGCAGCTGGCGGGACGCGAACTGCGGCGCTCGCTGGAGACCACGCCGGGGGCCGCCGACTCGCCCGCGGGCCGGCGGCTGCTCGCCGACCCGGCGGGCGCGGTACGGCGGTTCGCCGCGGCCACCGAGCGGGCCTGGCACGCGCTGGTCGCGCCGGACTGGCCGCGGATCCGTACCGTGCTGGAGGCCGACATCGCCCATCGGGCACGGCAGCTGGCCGTCGGAGGGCTGCGGGCGCTGTTCGCAGACCTGCACCCGCGGCTGCGGTTCGCCGACGACACCCTGACCGTGCTGACCGCGGACGGCACGCCCCGCCGCCAGGAGCTGGCCGGCCGCGGACTGGTCCTGATGCCGAGCGTGTTCTGCTGGCCGGAACCGATCAGCGGGTTCGCGCCGCCGTGGCAACCGACCGTGATCTACCCGGCCCGCGGCATCGACGGGCTCTGGCAGCCCGGTCCGACCGCCACCGCCGCGCTCGTCCGGCTGCTCGGCGCGAACCGGGCGGCGATTCTCGCCGCGCTGACCGAACCGACCACCACCACGGTGCTCGCCGACCGGCTCCGGCTGGCGCTGTCGTCGGTCTCGGCGCACCTGGCCGTGCTGCGCGATGCTGGCCTCGTCACCGCGCACCGCAGCGGCCGGCACGTCTGGTACCAGCGCACCGCGGTGGGCGCCGTCCTCACCGCCGAGTAG
- a CDS encoding MFS transporter, with product MSSPRSAGYRSVFAVPEFRAVFAAHVLSMLGEVLGEIALSVLVYRLTGSPLLSALSLALGLLPYALGGILLSGVADRFPTRRVLVGCDLVCATAAAGLVVPGMPVGALLALRCVLAAVAPVFTGTRAATLTDILGTGDRYVLGRSVIRLVSQSAQLAGFGIGGLLLLAVSPHGVLAVTTVTFLASATVLRLGTRTRPARAAAGRLLGDSLAATRRLLADRRIRSLLIFAWVPPMFVVVGEALLTPLVAGAHGSPAWLGLLMCGMPIGAVLGETLAGALLGPRGRARLMAPAALWAAVPSLAYAFGPPLWVCLGCQLATGLAITYSLGLDQRFLAAVPESLRGSALTLLTAGQMTAQGLAMTAAGAAADVLPVPTVIAAGGVLGVLLLPFVLWQVRLADRAGADPRVPLAGHA from the coding sequence ATGTCGTCCCCTCGCAGCGCCGGCTATCGCTCGGTCTTCGCGGTACCCGAGTTCCGCGCCGTGTTCGCCGCGCACGTGCTGTCCATGCTCGGCGAGGTGCTCGGCGAGATCGCCCTGTCCGTCCTGGTGTACCGGCTGACCGGTTCCCCGCTGCTCAGCGCGCTGAGCCTCGCCCTCGGCCTGCTCCCGTACGCGCTGGGCGGCATCCTGCTGTCCGGCGTCGCCGACCGGTTCCCCACCCGACGGGTACTCGTCGGCTGCGACCTGGTGTGCGCCACCGCCGCGGCCGGCCTGGTCGTACCGGGAATGCCGGTCGGCGCGCTGCTCGCGCTGCGCTGCGTGCTCGCCGCCGTGGCACCGGTGTTCACCGGTACCCGGGCAGCGACGCTCACCGACATCCTCGGCACCGGCGACCGGTACGTGTTGGGCCGGTCGGTGATCCGGTTGGTGTCCCAGTCGGCGCAGCTGGCCGGGTTCGGGATCGGTGGGCTGCTGCTGCTCGCGGTCTCCCCGCACGGCGTGCTCGCGGTCACCACGGTGACGTTCCTCGCCTCGGCGACGGTGCTGCGCCTCGGTACCCGTACCCGGCCGGCGCGCGCCGCCGCGGGCCGGCTGCTCGGTGACTCGCTGGCCGCGACCCGGCGGTTGCTCGCCGACCGGCGGATCCGTTCGCTGCTGATCTTCGCCTGGGTACCGCCGATGTTCGTGGTCGTCGGCGAGGCGTTGCTGACGCCGCTCGTCGCCGGCGCGCACGGCTCGCCGGCTTGGCTGGGCCTGCTGATGTGCGGGATGCCGATCGGCGCTGTCCTCGGTGAGACGCTCGCGGGCGCGCTGCTCGGCCCGCGCGGCCGGGCCCGTCTGATGGCGCCGGCCGCGCTGTGGGCAGCGGTACCGTCGCTGGCGTACGCGTTCGGTCCGCCGCTGTGGGTCTGCCTCGGCTGCCAGCTGGCGACCGGGCTCGCCATCACCTACAGCCTCGGGTTGGATCAGCGGTTCCTCGCCGCCGTGCCGGAGTCGTTGCGCGGCAGCGCACTGACCTTGTTGACCGCGGGCCAGATGACCGCCCAGGGCCTCGCGATGACCGCAGCCGGTGCCGCCGCCGACGTACTGCCGGTACCGACGGTGATCGCGGCCGGTGGGGTGCTCGGCGTGCTGCTGTTGCCGTTCGTGCTCTGGCAGGTCCGGCTCGCCGACCGGGCCGGCGCCGATCCGCGGGTCCCGCTGGCCGGCCACGCCTGA
- a CDS encoding HAD family hydrolase, protein MQTTTDLAAVLFDMDGTLVDSEKVWTIALYELADRLGGRLSDRARADMVGTNMSRSMVILHEDLGLPLDDTTASVAWLENRMGELFAEGLVWKPGARGLLAAVRDARVPAALVTATRRRLVDKALNTIGREFFAAVVCGDDIPETKPDPAPYRRAAELLGADPRRCVAIEDSPTGLASARGAGCVVLGVPSEVDLSGIAGVTLVGSLVDVDVDYLRRLATTG, encoded by the coding sequence ATGCAGACGACGACCGACCTCGCCGCCGTCCTGTTCGACATGGACGGCACGCTCGTGGACAGCGAGAAGGTGTGGACCATCGCGCTCTACGAGCTGGCGGACAGGCTCGGCGGGCGGCTCTCCGACCGGGCCCGCGCCGACATGGTCGGTACCAACATGAGCCGGTCGATGGTGATCCTGCACGAGGACCTCGGCCTGCCGCTGGACGACACGACCGCGAGCGTCGCCTGGCTGGAGAACCGGATGGGGGAGCTGTTCGCCGAGGGCCTGGTCTGGAAGCCGGGCGCCCGCGGCCTGCTCGCCGCCGTCCGGGACGCCCGGGTACCGGCGGCGCTGGTCACCGCGACCCGGCGCCGCCTGGTGGACAAGGCGCTGAACACGATCGGCCGCGAGTTCTTCGCCGCGGTCGTCTGTGGCGACGACATTCCCGAGACCAAGCCGGATCCGGCCCCGTACCGGCGCGCCGCGGAGTTGCTCGGCGCGGACCCGCGGCGCTGCGTGGCGATCGAGGACTCGCCGACCGGGCTGGCCAGCGCCCGCGGCGCCGGTTGCGTCGTGCTCGGCGTGCCGAGCGAGGTCGACCTGTCCGGCATCGCCGGCGTGACCCTCGTCGGCAGCCTGGTCGACGTCGACGTCGACTACCTGCGCCGCCTCGCCACCACGGGCTGA
- a CDS encoding VOC family protein has product MDGRVEGSGPRESRHDYWGVVLDAPDGPALARFYAELLGWQVSSAGPEFATVGPPDGVAYLACQTSPEYRPPVWPAVGDAQQMMLHLDFEVSDLPVAVAAAQRLGARLAEFQPQESVRVLFDPAGHPFCLYLGD; this is encoded by the coding sequence ATGGATGGACGCGTCGAGGGCAGTGGCCCGCGGGAGAGCCGGCACGACTACTGGGGCGTGGTGCTGGACGCGCCGGACGGCCCGGCGCTGGCCCGCTTCTACGCCGAACTGCTCGGCTGGCAGGTCTCCTCGGCGGGGCCGGAGTTCGCGACGGTCGGTCCGCCGGACGGTGTCGCCTACCTGGCCTGCCAGACCTCGCCGGAGTACCGCCCTCCGGTGTGGCCGGCGGTCGGCGACGCCCAGCAGATGATGCTGCACCTCGATTTCGAGGTATCGGATCTGCCCGTCGCGGTGGCGGCGGCGCAGCGGCTGGGTGCCCGGTTGGCCGAGTTCCAGCCGCAGGAGTCGGTGCGGGTGCTGTTCGACCCGGCCGGCCACCCGTTCTGCCTGTACCTCGGCGACTGA